A window from Dehalococcoidia bacterium encodes these proteins:
- a CDS encoding type II toxin-antitoxin system RelE/ParE family toxin: MQYSVKLRKAAQKQLEELPDGVYSTVWRRMVGLGEDPRPPGALKLASADLWRIRAGRYRVIYAINDSEQEVTVVRVARRSEGTYRGL, encoded by the coding sequence GTGCAATACAGCGTCAAACTGCGTAAAGCCGCTCAAAAGCAGCTTGAAGAATTGCCGGACGGGGTCTATTCAACGGTCTGGCGGAGGATGGTTGGGCTCGGGGAGGACCCCCGTCCGCCGGGAGCCTTGAAGCTGGCAAGCGCCGACCTCTGGCGCATCCGCGCCGGACGCTACCGCGTCATCTACGCCATCAACGACTCCGAGCAGGAGGTCACCGTCGTTCGCGTGGCCCGCCGTAGCGAGGGGACGTACCGCGGCCTCTAG